The following proteins come from a genomic window of Hypanus sabinus isolate sHypSab1 chromosome 9, sHypSab1.hap1, whole genome shotgun sequence:
- the LOC132400116 gene encoding uncharacterized protein LOC132400116 — protein sequence MLPLSRSHLSHAPPLPAHLSPAPHLPASPITCNPSRGFPFHPFPLSRIHLSSTPRPPASPMTRSPSAGLTYHPLPLSRSHLSPAPHLPASPITRSPSHGLTYHLLLISQLHLSPTPPLLVSPLTRSPSPGLTYHPHLISQFHLSPAPHLPASPITCSPSPGLTYHPLPLSRLHQTPAPPLPASPNTCSPSPGLNYHPLPRSWSPSPGFTYHPLPLSRSQLSPAPRSRSPSPGFTNHPLPVSRLHLSPAPPLLASHITGSPSPGLTYQPLPLFRLPQSPAPRLLASPITHYPSLGFTYHQLPLSWLHISPAPPLPGSPITHYPSPGFTYHPLPLSRLHLSPAPTSLSHVSNAPPLPTSPITRSPSLGLTYHLQPLSRSHRLPAPPLPASLITRSTSTGLTYHPLFI from the exons atgctccccctctcccggtctcacctatcacacgCTCCCCCTCTCCCGGCTCACCTATCACCCGCTCCCCATCTCCCGGCTTCACCTATAACCTGCAACCCCTCTCGCGGCTTCCCCTTTCACCCGTTCCCCCTCTCCCGGATTCACCTATCATCCACTCCCCGTCCCCCGGCTTCACCTATGACCCGCTCCCCGTCTGCCGGACTCACCTATCACccgctccccctctcccggtctcacctatcacccgctCCCCAtctcccggcttcacctatcacccgctcCCCTTCTcacggtctcacctatcacctgctcctcatctcccagcttcacctatcacccacaccccctctcctggtctcacctctcacccGCTCCCCGtctcccggtctcacctatcacccgcacctcatctcccagtttcacctatcacccgctcctcatctcccggcttcacctatcacctgctccccatctcccggtctcacctatcacccactccccctctcccggctTCACCAAACACCTGCTCCCCCTCTCCCGGCTTCACCAAACACctgctccccctctcccggtctcaACTATCACCCGCTCCCCCGCTCCTGGTCCCCCtctcccggcttcacctatcacccgctACCCCTCTCCCGGTCTCAACTATCACCCGCTCCCCGCTCCCGGTCCCCCTCTCCCGGCTTCACCAATCACCCGCTCCCCGtctcccggcttcacctatcaccagctccccctctcctggcttcacatatcaccggctccccctctcccggtctcacctatcaaccACTCCCCCTCTTCCGGCTTCCCCAATCACCCGCTCCCcgtctcctggcttcacctatcacccactacCCCTCTctcggcttcacctatcaccagctccccctctcctggcttcacatatcaccggctccccctctcccgggctcacctatcacccactacccctctcccggcttcacctatcacccgctccccctctcccggcttcacctatcacccgctcCCACCTCCCTATCTCACGTATCAAATGCCCCCCCTCTCCCGACATCACCTATCACCCGCTCCCCCTCTCTCGGTCTCACGTATCACCTGCAAcccctctcccggtctcaccGATTACCCGCTCCCCCTCTCccggcttcacttatcacccGCTCCACATCtaccggtctcacctatcaccc TCTTTTCATATGa